The sequence CTTCAAAATCTTAAGGTTTTTTATTGTTATTAAACTATTAAAGACTTCAGATTATTTTGATAAGCTCCCCTTAAAGTAGACACCCGAAATAAATAAAATCGGGCACTACAAAAAAGGAGGAGCTTTTTCTATGGGGAGAAAGAATAAATATCCAGCCGAAATAAAAGAACAAGCAATTAATGAATATTTGAATGGCATAAAAGGTGCACCAGAAATAGCTGAAGAATTATCTATTGATTCTAGTACATTACGTAGTTGGGTGAAAAAGTATCAAACTTATGGTATTGAAGTTTTTTCAGATAAAGATCGAAACAAAAGTTATTCGAAAGAGCTCAAGGAATCCGCAATTAGGGATTATCTTGAAGGCGCAGGTTCTCTTAAAGATATTAGTATTAAATATGGTATAAGTTCCCATGAGGTTTTGCGCGGATGGATAAAAAAGTATAATAGACTTGAAACTATAAAGGATTACGATCCTAAAGGAGAAGTCTATATGACAAAAGGTAGAAAAACAACAATTGAGGAGCGTCAGGAAATTGTCGCATATTGTATTGAACATGACTACGATTATAAGGGGACTGCTGAGCGCTATGAACTTTCTTATGCTCAGGTTTATCAGTGGGTGAAAAAGTATAACGAATTGGGAGATGATGGTCTTCTTGATAAACGTGGCAAGCGAAAACAAGAAGATCAACTTAGTAATGAAGAACGTTTAGAACGTAAAGTAAAACTACTTGAAAGACAACTCGAACTGAAAGAACGCGAGAACATTCTATTAAAAAAAGTGAAGGAAATCGAAAGGGGGCGATATTCTCCAAAGCAAAACAAGAAGTAAAGTATCTCGCAGTGCAGGAACTACATCATAAACATGGCTGGAGTATTCAGTGGATGTGTAAGGTACTTAAAATCGCAAGAAGTAGTTATTATAAATGGACGCATCGTGTTGAAACAAGCAATGAAATTGAAAATCATGAGCTTTGCAATCTCATTCTTGATTATGATGAACTATTTGGACATATCTTAGGCTATCGACGCATGACGGATTGGATCAATGAGTTGAATAGCGTTCAATATAACTCGAAGAGGATTCATAGACTCATGAAGATGCTAGGGGTGAAATCAGTGATTCGTCAAAAGTCTAA is a genomic window of Erysipelothrix amsterdamensis containing:
- a CDS encoding helix-turn-helix domain-containing protein, coding for MGRKNKYPAEIKEQAINEYLNGIKGAPEIAEELSIDSSTLRSWVKKYQTYGIEVFSDKDRNKSYSKELKESAIRDYLEGAGSLKDISIKYGISSHEVLRGWIKKYNRLETIKDYDPKGEVYMTKGRKTTIEERQEIVAYCIEHDYDYKGTAERYELSYAQVYQWVKKYNELGDDGLLDKRGKRKQEDQLSNEERLERKVKLLERQLELKERENILLKKVKEIERGRYSPKQNKK